A segment of the Pedobacter faecalis genome:
CAGGCTTGTTTAACAGCGTCAGTTACCTCCAGTACCAGCCGAACCCGATTTTCAAACGAGCCGCCATACGAGTCTTTACGCTGATTGCTGAGCGGCGAATAGAACTGATGAAGCAGATAACCATGTGCGGCATGAATTTCAATCACATCATACCCTATCTGCTTTGCTCTTTTGGTAGCCTCGACGAAATCTCCGATCACCTTGGCTATGCCTACCTCATCAAGCTCTGCAGGTGCTTCATCCGGCTCCTTAAACGGCAGCGCACTTGGCCCGTAAGTTGTCCAGCCTCGCGGCTCTCGGGCGGCGATTTGTTGACCACCTTTCCAGGGGACTTCGCAGCTGGCTTTCCGCCCCGCATGAGCCAGTTGGACACCGATTTTCGATCCCTGGCTATGCACAAAGTCGACGATCTGTCTGAGCTTTTCTATATGTTCATCTTTCCATATACCTAGATCGGCATCGGTAATACGACCTTCGGGACTCACGGCTGTGGCCTCCTGCATAATTAAACCGGCGCCGCCAACTGCGCGGCTTCCCAGATGCACCAGGTGCCAGTCGCCGGCAAACCCGTCTGAACCCGAATATTGGCACATAGGTGAGACGACGATGCGATTTCTGAAAGTGGTATTGCGGATGCTGAAAGGGGATAATAGTTTGCTCATAGTTCTACGCTGAAAATTAAATGTATAACTTTATACATTTACATACGCTATAAACAGACATGATGTTTAAAAAATCGATAATTATGTTTTTCATGCTGTGGTTTAGTATTGCAGCAAGAGCCTCATCCTTACTTGTATACATGGATGAGGATCAGAAGGATCATCTTAAAAGTTACGGGATTGCTTTCTGGGCAATTAAACACAGTATCGAAGTAAACTGGCTGTTGAACTACCGCGGCGGAAGCTTCCTGCTTGGACATACGAAAACTGTGGAAGATGAATGTAAAGCCAGAGGTGTCTCTTACGAAGTGCTGGCCGATGCGCGGGTTAACACAATTTTAACGGAGGTTAGCGACACACAAGCCAATATGGAAATGGTAAAACTTGAGAAAGCTCCTAAGATTGCGGTATACTCGCCTAAAAGTAAATTGCCATGGGACGATGCTGTGACACTGGTACTGACTTATGCAGAAATACCTTACGACGTGGTGTATGATGATGAGGTGCTTAAAGGCAATCTTGCGGGCTACGATTGGCTCCACCTCCACCATGAGGACTTTACAGGTCAATATGGCCGCTTCTGGTCATCCTTCAGAAATGATGTGTGGTACCGTGAGGATGTGAAGAACCAGGAGGCCGCGGCTAAACGGAATGGCTTCAACAAAGTATCTGAGATGAAGCTTGCCGTAGCCAAACAAATAAAGCAATTCTGCGGTGGCGGGGGGTTCTTGTTTGCCATGTGCTCGGGTACGGACACTTTTGATATTGCTTTGAGCGCTGAGGGGGTTGACATTTGTGAGAGCATGTTTGACGGAGACGCGTCAGACCCAGGGGCGCAGGAGAAGATTGATTTCAGCAAAACACTTGCTTTTAAGGACTTCCACCTGGATGTTAATCCGGGAAATTACGAGTTTTCTGATATTGACGTTACCCAAACCCGGGGATTGACGCAGAATAATGATTACTTTACACTATTTGAATTCTCTGCAAAGTGGGACCTGGTTCCGGCTATGCTAACGCAAAATCATGACCGGGTAATTAAAGGTTTTATGGGGCAGACAACCGCTTTCCGCAAAAGTTTGGTTAAACCGAGCATTACCGTACTTGGTGAAAATAAAGCGGAAGGGGAAGTACGCTATTTAAATGGCCAGATTGGCAAGGGTCAGTTTACTTTTTATGGGGGCCACGACCCTGAAGACTATCAGCATGCGGTGGGCGACCCGCCGACTGATTTAAGCCTGCACCCCAATTCGCCCGGGTACCGGCTTATACTGAATAATGTACTGTTCCCGGCTGCAAAGAAGAAGCCGCAAAAGACCTAGTCATAAAAATTCCACTGTACGCCGAACTTAAATAGCTGCCGGTCGGGCATAGGGTAGCGGTCTACCGTATAATATCCTTTAGAAAAGATACCCAGTCCCTGATTGATATAATCACATTTCACGAAGAGGTTAGCTCTTCTCAAGCTTGCTTTTACCCATATATCTATGATAGGCTCTGTATTAAATTTACGCTCTACGGCACCGATATAAAACTGTCCCGCCGCCGGCGAATATGAATAATTAAGATAAGGGGTGTTATAACGTACATCCAGGCCAACATTGGTCTTTAAGACTTTAAAAAAGGTGTTGTCGATATACAGGCTGTTAAAAGTATAAATTTCGGGAGTGCGCAGCTTACCAGGGTTATCTGTTTTCTGGTATACAACGTAGCTGTCGAGATTGAATTTACCAAAAGATATCTTTTTGGCCAGAGTTATTTTAAGCAGATTAAGGCTCTGGTTAAGTTGCTCCGGCAGAATGTATGTGCTCCCACGCGCCGGATCGGCTATGAAATACAAATAGTTAGTGATCAGGAAGTAGTCGCCCGAGGTTTCGATACCAAACTTGTCGTTAAGATAGCGGAACGAAAAGTTGATCGTTTTTGTCCGGTCGAAGTTCTTGACCCATTCATAGTGGTTGCTGTAGTATCTGATATAATTTTGCTCAGGGGATTTGTTTTGAAAGTATGCGCCCAGCACAATGCGGCCGGCTGATTTGCTCAGTAACACGTTGCTTTTGGCTTCGTACAGAAAATCACCTGTATTTCTTCCCTGGAATATTTGTTGCAGGTCTACGCTAAGGTCGATCCGGTTGCTAAATCGGTAACCGGCACTGCCAAGCAAAGTGGTGTTTTGGAAGGAAGCGTCATAATTGTAGTATTTCGTTGCAGCCTTGTCGAACGCTCCCTGGCTATAGTTGTAATAGTCATGACGGATACCGGCATTAACCTTCAATTCATTCTTAATGATCGAACTTGATTTGGCGCGTAAAAAGAAACTGTATATAAACTCGTTCTGAACATTGCTGTAGCGGGTACTGTCATTGGTAAAGACCGAATCTACCCGCCCTACTGGGATAACCGTTCTGTCATCGGCCTCATCCTTCTGAAAGGCATAGGAGTTGGCATTGTATTTAAAAGTATATGCAATCCTATTGGTGGGAAGGATTTTGGAACTTACCTCCTGGCGCAGACTGTCGATACGGCCAACAAAATATGTTTGCTTCAGCATCACCGAGCTTTGTCTCCAAATGCGCCTCGCACTGGAAAGCCTTATCCTTTCCGCCTGGCGGTCGACTGCAAAACTGGCATCTGTAAAGATGGAATCGTTCGGTGTAGAACCGTTTTCCTGAACCTTTAATGTATTGAATACGGCACTGCTCCAAAGATTATAGCGCTTGCTGGGCGACTGGTACCAGGTAAACAGTGCGCCGTTCAAATCGTCTCCACGCTGATGCCGATAGAATCCGTTAGCACCAATTCGATTAAAATTAGCGCCGATATTCCAGTTGGGCTTTATGTTCTGTGAGTGGATGATGCGAAAAACCTGTTCGACTTCACCGGCGCTGACGTAATACAGACTTGTAAAGGGTGTTCTTGCCTGATAATATTTTATATCGTCGTGTGTTAAGGAGTAAAAGTCGAGCGTATGGAATCCAGCATCAAAACCGATGGTTTTTAATGGTTCAAACAGTAGCGGCATTGCTGGCAGACCGAGATTCCCTGTTCCAACCGTAGGCCTTCGAGGCTGAATGAGCACATTGAAATTATGAAATCCGTTCAACGTGGTGTCTAAGGGTACAGTTTGAATGCTGTCTTTGGTAAGTGCGAGCGTGGTGTACCGGATGTATTTTGAATTAAACACAACAGAATCTTTGCCTTCTTCCTCCAGCTTTCTTAAAGAGTCCAGCGTCTTATTGTCGTTGACCCGGGTTTTCAGGTCTTGAGCATGTACATGAGCTGCGGCTGTCATAACGATGACGGCAATAAGAAATATGATCTTTTTATGCATTACAAACTAAATATGAGCTCACTTAATATCATTGTCATCTTGGGTTCCGCCTGATTTGCCGCTTCAACTATCTCGTTTAAGCTTACTGGCATTAATTCTTCCCCGAAGCCTTCATCGGTGAGCACGGAAATGGCAAAAACAGGCAAACTCATGTGATTAGCCACGATCACTTCAGGTACGGTACTCATTCCCACAGCGTCGCCTCCAATAATCCTGAGATATCTGTACTCTGCTTTCGTTTCAAGATTGGGACCGGTTACGGCTATGTAAACGCCGCTATGACACACAATGTTGTGCTGACCGGCAATCTTTAACGCAGATGCAATCAGGCCTCTGTTATACGGCTGGCTCATATCTGGGAACCGGGGACCCATATCAGCGTCGTTACGACCCCGCAACGGACTCTCGGGTTGCAAATTGATATGATCCGTGATAACCATAAGGTCGCCTTTTTTGAACTCGGGATTAAGTGAACCGGCAGCATTTGAGACGAAAAGATGCGAAACCCCCAACGCTTTCATAACCCGGACAGGGAAAGTAATTTGTTGCATGGAGTAACCTTCATAGTAATGCAGACGGCCCTGCATAGCCACTACGCGTTTTCCTCTGAGCGTACCAAAAATGAGCTTCCCGGAATGAAATTCCAATGTGGATATGGGAAAGTTTGGGATGTTGGCGTACATGAGGCTGTATTCAACCTCTATTTCAGTGACAAGCGCACCAAGGCCGGTTCCTAGAACTATACCAACCTGGGGTTCAAAATTGCTTGTTTTCTTCTTTATATAGGCTACGGTTTCGTGTAGTGCCTGCAACATAGTCTAATATCTTTTGATCAAAGTTAGGTTTATCTTTCACTTGTAGGGTTATTTCGACGGGTAAATAAAATATCGCTGCGTGTAAAAATAATGGTTTCAGCTCCGGATCCATCAATCGTTTCGCGTCCTTCTCGGTGGTGATAATCATTTTATGCTCGGACTCGCTGGAGCGGTAATCGGTGAGCAGGGCATCAATATCTTTGTGCTTAAAGGCGTAGTGATCTGGATAGTCGTAATGGCTGAGCCTGAAGTTGAAGGATTGCAAATGGTTGATCAACGGTGTAGGATTAGCAATGCCGGTTAGCAAAAAGACGTGAGTGTTTTCTGGCAACTGACCTGTCACCACGCATTGACCTGTAAAGACATGCACAAGATCGGCATAAGTCAGATATGAAAACGCAAGTTGTTGGTTAGATTTCAGTCTAAATTTTTGTTTGCAGCGCATAAGCGATTGGGAATTTAACTGCTCAGGTGCTTTGGTGACGAGGATAATGTCTGCCCTCTGGTAACCGTTAAAAGGTTCACGCATATTTCCTGCGGGTAGCAAAAATTGCTGGCGAAGCAGCTTTTGGTATTCGAAAAGCAAAATGTTTAGGCCTGCCTTTACCCACCTGTGCTGAAATGCATCGTCTAAAATGATTAAATCGTGCTCTCTTTGCAGGCGTTTTATGCCCTCTGCCCTGTCTTCACAAACGGCAACGGTGAGCTGCGGAAATTTTTGATAAAATTGCATTGGCTCATCCCCTATGGTTTTTGCACTGGCACTGTCGTCTGCGATTAAAAAGCCCTTAGTTTCACGGCCGTAGCCGCGACTTAATATCGCAATTCTATAGGATGACAACAGTTGAACCAGATACTCCGTGACCGGTGTCTTTCCGGAACCTCCAACAACAAGATTCCCCACACAAATTACCGGAATTGGAAAACGGGCTGACTTGAATAACTGTACATCGAAAAGCCAGTTTCTGACGATAACCACTAGTCCGTATATCAACGAAAATGGCAGTAGCAATAGTCTTAAGCTGTTCGTCATGTGCAGCTTCAAAAATAACAATAAAATAATTACTTATCTTTGTACAAATAATTATTCATAAGATGCTTAAAGGATTTTTCAACGTACCAATTCCCGTAAATGAGCCTATTTTAGGCTATGCTCCGGGAAGTAAAGAACGTGAATTGCTAAAGGCCGCATTAGCCGAGGCCCGTTCAACCCAGATCGATATCCCCATGTATATAGGTGGCGAAGAAGTTCGCACTGATGCTAAAGGAAAAGTTACCGCTCCGCACGACCATCAGCATGTGCTTGGCCATTATAGCAAGGGCACCAAGAGCCATGTGGATCAGGCAATAAATGCTGCGCTGTCGGCAAAGGCAAACTGGGAAAACCTGGCATGGGAACACAGGGCTGCAATTTTCCTTAAAGCGGCGGATTTGATCGCTGGTCCGTATCGTTATAAATTGAACGCAGCCACAATGCTGGGTCAGTCTAAAAATGCTTACCAAGCAGAAATTGACTCTGCTTGCGAACTGATCGACTTTTTGCGCTTCAATGTGAGCTATATGTCAGAAATATATAAGCAACAACCTCCCGTCTCGCCTAAAGGTTCTTGGAATCGCGTTGAGCAGCGCCCTCTTGAGGGCTTTGTTTTTGCGTTGACACCCTTCAACTTCACGGCCATAGCCGGTAACTTACCAACATCGGTTGCCATGATGGGCAACGTGGTGGTATGGAAACCAGCAAACACGCAGATTTATGCGGCAAACGTGCTGATGCAGATTTTCAAAGAGGCAGGCCTGCCTGATGGGGTTATCAACCTGGTATACGTTTCAGGACCTGACGCTGGTGAAGTGATATTTAATCACCCTGATTTTGCTGGCATTCACTTTACCGGTTCTACAGGAGTTTTTCAGGATATCTGGAAAACAATCGGAACAAACATCCATAAGTATAAGACTTATCCGCGCATTGTGGGCGAAACAGGAGGTAAAGATTTTATCCTGGTTCATGGCTCTGCTGATGCGGAGGCTTCGGCTACGGCAGTAGTCCGCGGTGCATTTGAGTACCAGGGGCAAAAGTGCTCAGCGGCGTCAAGGGTTTATGTAGCGAAAAGCATCTGGCCTAAGGTTAAAGAACTCATGCTTCGTGACCTTTCGACGTTTAAAATGGGCGGAACTGAGGACTTCAGTAACTTCATCAATGCTGTTATCGACGAAAATTCATTTAATAAACTGGCTAAATATATCGATGAGGCCAAGAATGATCCACAGGTCGAGATGATTGCAGGAGGTAATTATGATAAATCAAAAGGGTATTTCATTGAGCCTACCGTGCTGGTAGTATCGGATCCAAAATATACGACAATGTGCGAAGAGCTTTTCGGTCCGGTGCTTACGGTATACGTGTATGAAGATGGGGCTTTCGAGGAAGTTCTAGAAATTATAGATACCACCTCCATATATGCACTGACCGGCGCGGTGTTGGCGCAGGACCGCTATGCGATTGAAAAAGCTACCCATCGCTTGAGAAATGCAGCAGGAAACTTCTACATTAACGATAAATGCACTGGTGCAGTGGTAGGGCAGCAGCCTTTTGGTGGAGCAAGAGGCTCGGGAACTAACGATAAAGCCGGTTCAATGATCAACTTGTTGCGCTGGGTATCACCCAGGACTATTAAGGAAACCTTTGATCCGCCTAAGGATTACCGCTATCCGTTCCTGGCAGAATGAAATAAAAAAGCCTGATCACATGATCAGGCTTTTTTATTGGTTGACTAGGCCAGTTTAGGCTATGCGCCGGCCTGCATCTTAAATACTGGAGAAACCCCTTCAGCACTCGACGTGCTAACTTTCAAATCAGTAATAAGCCCGGTACTCAAGCTGTAAACCCAAGCGTGAACAGATAACTCCTGGCCGGATGCCCAGGCGTTTTGCACAATTGAAGTGCTCATTACATTTGCTGCACTTTCTATAGCGTTGAGCTCTACCATACGATCTGACTTTTTTGCAGGATCCACAATTCCGGCTAACTCCGATTGGTGTATACGATAAACATCCTTGATATTGCGTAGCCAGTTATCAATGAGACCAACTTGCTTATCGCCGAGGGCCGCGTTAACGCCTCCACAACCATAATGTCCACACACAATGATGTGCTTCACCTTTAGAACATTTACAGAGTAATCGAGTACACTGAGCAAGTTCATGTCTGTGTGTGTAACTACGTTTGCAATGTTGCGGTGAACAAAAATATCGCCAGGCATTGTATTCGTGATCTGATTGGCCGGAACCCGACTGTCTGAACACCCTATCCAAAGTACCGGCGGCGCCTGACCTGCCGATAATCTGTTAAAAAATTCCGGATCTTCCTTTAGGGTTTCAGCAACCCATTCTCTATTACCTTCCAGAAGGCTTTCGTAAGTTATTGCTTTGGTATCTTGTTTCTCTAATTTAGCACACATAATATATCTTAATTTTTAATTTCTTCTATGAATTTATCATTTAGTTTTGGCACAATGTATTGCTTTTTTACGTTCTCCAAAGTTACGATAATGCCTTTAGTGTAGGCATTATGCTTAAAATTGAAAATCGTCTCCAGCACATCAGGATCTATATAACGCGAATTGGTTCCATCTATAACTACATTGGTCTCTTTTGGTATTTTATTCAGCACAACCTGAATAGCGGCTTTATTTAAAAATGAAACCTCTTCCGCTAACTTTATGCGCAGATTTTTCTTATTGCCTTCTGCATGTATTTTATAAAAATACGGATTCCTCATATTGGTCCGAAGCAAATAGAACACGGAGAAAAGCATTCCGACGGCCACTCCTTTGAGCAGGTCGGTGAGCAAAACGGCAATAATGGTAACTACAAACGGAACGAACTGGTCCCAACCTTTGTGATACATATGCTTAAATAGTTCAATGCGTGCAAGTTTATAACCTGTAACCAATAATATAGCGGCCAAACACGCCAGCGGAATCATATTTATGATACCTGGAATGAAGAGAAGCGATAACAGTAGCCAGCAACCATGAAAAATGGCCGACATTTTAGTACGCCCGCCCGAATTTACATTGGCTGAACTGCGCACAATTACTGAGGTCATGGGTAAACCTCCTAACATTCCACTCACGATGTTACCAGTTCCCTGAGCCATCAATTCGCGATTAGTAGGTGAAACGCGTTTGATCGGGTCGATCTTGTCGATCGCTTCGATACTAAGCAAGGTTTCCAAACTAGCTACGATAGCTATAGTAAATGCGACCACCCAAACCTGTGAGTTGGTTATCTGCGAGAAATCGGGCATGGTGAACAAGCCTAAAAATTCCGAGAAACTGTTTACTACCGGAATCTCAACCATGTGTTTAGCATCAAGCGCATAGGGTGTTCCTCGAAAAGCTATAACCAGCAAAACACCTACAATAACGACAACCAAGGGAGCAGGCACAAGCGCCAGCTTCTTGAACTTAGGCCAAAGAAGTAATATGGCGATAGAAATACTGCTGATTATAATGGCGGCCAATCCGAAATTACTGAATGCACTTGTGATTGCTGAAAACGTATTTTCATTATCGCTCTGCACAAAACTCTCATCACCAAAAAAATCGGAATCTACCCCGAGTGCGTGGGGTAATTGTTTAAGGATTAACGTTAAACCTATCGCGGCGAGCATGCCCTCAATAACGCTCGACGGAAAGTAATTCCCTATCGTTCCACCTTTAAGAAAACCAAGGATAAGCTGAATTCCCCCGGCAAGCACAACTGCAAGCAAAAACGTTTGGTATGCGCCTAATTGAGTAATAGCCCCAAGAACGATTGCGGTTAACCCTGCCGCTGGCCCGCTCACACTTAGCTGGGAGCCGCTTACGCTCGCTACCACAATTCCGCCAATTACGCCGGTTAACAGTCCGGCGAACAGGGGCGCTCCTGATGCGAGGGCTATGCCCAGACACAAAGGCAGCGCTACGAGGAATACCACGAT
Coding sequences within it:
- a CDS encoding NADH:flavin oxidoreductase/NADH oxidase, with the protein product MSKLLSPFSIRNTTFRNRIVVSPMCQYSGSDGFAGDWHLVHLGSRAVGGAGLIMQEATAVSPEGRITDADLGIWKDEHIEKLRQIVDFVHSQGSKIGVQLAHAGRKASCEVPWKGGQQIAAREPRGWTTYGPSALPFKEPDEAPAELDEVGIAKVIGDFVEATKRAKQIGYDVIEIHAAHGYLLHQFYSPLSNQRKDSYGGSFENRVRLVLEVTDAVKQAWGSDCPLFLRISATDWSAGGWTIDDSVSLSMLLKTSGVDLVDTSSGGNLPKADIPNTPGYQVDFARQIRLEAGICTGAVGLITTPQQAEEILDNESADLIFIARESLRDPYFPSRANRELGGDLDWPVQYGRAR
- a CDS encoding asparagine synthetase B, yielding MDEDQKDHLKSYGIAFWAIKHSIEVNWLLNYRGGSFLLGHTKTVEDECKARGVSYEVLADARVNTILTEVSDTQANMEMVKLEKAPKIAVYSPKSKLPWDDAVTLVLTYAEIPYDVVYDDEVLKGNLAGYDWLHLHHEDFTGQYGRFWSSFRNDVWYREDVKNQEAAAKRNGFNKVSEMKLAVAKQIKQFCGGGGFLFAMCSGTDTFDIALSAEGVDICESMFDGDASDPGAQEKIDFSKTLAFKDFHLDVNPGNYEFSDIDVTQTRGLTQNNDYFTLFEFSAKWDLVPAMLTQNHDRVIKGFMGQTTAFRKSLVKPSITVLGENKAEGEVRYLNGQIGKGQFTFYGGHDPEDYQHAVGDPPTDLSLHPNSPGYRLILNNVLFPAAKKKPQKT
- a CDS encoding putative porin translates to MHKKIIFLIAVIVMTAAAHVHAQDLKTRVNDNKTLDSLRKLEEEGKDSVVFNSKYIRYTTLALTKDSIQTVPLDTTLNGFHNFNVLIQPRRPTVGTGNLGLPAMPLLFEPLKTIGFDAGFHTLDFYSLTHDDIKYYQARTPFTSLYYVSAGEVEQVFRIIHSQNIKPNWNIGANFNRIGANGFYRHQRGDDLNGALFTWYQSPSKRYNLWSSAVFNTLKVQENGSTPNDSIFTDASFAVDRQAERIRLSSARRIWRQSSVMLKQTYFVGRIDSLRQEVSSKILPTNRIAYTFKYNANSYAFQKDEADDRTVIPVGRVDSVFTNDSTRYSNVQNEFIYSFFLRAKSSSIIKNELKVNAGIRHDYYNYSQGAFDKAATKYYNYDASFQNTTLLGSAGYRFSNRIDLSVDLQQIFQGRNTGDFLYEAKSNVLLSKSAGRIVLGAYFQNKSPEQNYIRYYSNHYEWVKNFDRTKTINFSFRYLNDKFGIETSGDYFLITNYLYFIADPARGSTYILPEQLNQSLNLLKITLAKKISFGKFNLDSYVVYQKTDNPGKLRTPEIYTFNSLYIDNTFFKVLKTNVGLDVRYNTPYLNYSYSPAAGQFYIGAVERKFNTEPIIDIWVKASLRRANLFVKCDYINQGLGIFSKGYYTVDRYPMPDRQLFKFGVQWNFYD
- a CDS encoding purine-nucleoside phosphorylase — its product is MLQALHETVAYIKKKTSNFEPQVGIVLGTGLGALVTEIEVEYSLMYANIPNFPISTLEFHSGKLIFGTLRGKRVVAMQGRLHYYEGYSMQQITFPVRVMKALGVSHLFVSNAAGSLNPEFKKGDLMVITDHINLQPESPLRGRNDADMGPRFPDMSQPYNRGLIASALKIAGQHNIVCHSGVYIAVTGPNLETKAEYRYLRIIGGDAVGMSTVPEVIVANHMSLPVFAISVLTDEGFGEELMPVSLNEIVEAANQAEPKMTMILSELIFSL
- the lpxK gene encoding tetraacyldisaccharide 4'-kinase, which gives rise to MLFLKLHMTNSLRLLLLPFSLIYGLVVIVRNWLFDVQLFKSARFPIPVICVGNLVVGGSGKTPVTEYLVQLLSSYRIAILSRGYGRETKGFLIADDSASAKTIGDEPMQFYQKFPQLTVAVCEDRAEGIKRLQREHDLIILDDAFQHRWVKAGLNILLFEYQKLLRQQFLLPAGNMREPFNGYQRADIILVTKAPEQLNSQSLMRCKQKFRLKSNQQLAFSYLTYADLVHVFTGQCVVTGQLPENTHVFLLTGIANPTPLINHLQSFNFRLSHYDYPDHYAFKHKDIDALLTDYRSSESEHKMIITTEKDAKRLMDPELKPLFLHAAIFYLPVEITLQVKDKPNFDQKILDYVAGTTRNRSLYKEENKQF
- the pruA gene encoding L-glutamate gamma-semialdehyde dehydrogenase, with amino-acid sequence MLKGFFNVPIPVNEPILGYAPGSKERELLKAALAEARSTQIDIPMYIGGEEVRTDAKGKVTAPHDHQHVLGHYSKGTKSHVDQAINAALSAKANWENLAWEHRAAIFLKAADLIAGPYRYKLNAATMLGQSKNAYQAEIDSACELIDFLRFNVSYMSEIYKQQPPVSPKGSWNRVEQRPLEGFVFALTPFNFTAIAGNLPTSVAMMGNVVVWKPANTQIYAANVLMQIFKEAGLPDGVINLVYVSGPDAGEVIFNHPDFAGIHFTGSTGVFQDIWKTIGTNIHKYKTYPRIVGETGGKDFILVHGSADAEASATAVVRGAFEYQGQKCSAASRVYVAKSIWPKVKELMLRDLSTFKMGGTEDFSNFINAVIDENSFNKLAKYIDEAKNDPQVEMIAGGNYDKSKGYFIEPTVLVVSDPKYTTMCEELFGPVLTVYVYEDGAFEEVLEIIDTTSIYALTGAVLAQDRYAIEKATHRLRNAAGNFYINDKCTGAVVGQQPFGGARGSGTNDKAGSMINLLRWVSPRTIKETFDPPKDYRYPFLAE
- a CDS encoding carbonic anhydrase, coding for MCAKLEKQDTKAITYESLLEGNREWVAETLKEDPEFFNRLSAGQAPPVLWIGCSDSRVPANQITNTMPGDIFVHRNIANVVTHTDMNLLSVLDYSVNVLKVKHIIVCGHYGCGGVNAALGDKQVGLIDNWLRNIKDVYRIHQSELAGIVDPAKKSDRMVELNAIESAANVMSTSIVQNAWASGQELSVHAWVYSLSTGLITDLKVSTSSAEGVSPVFKMQAGA
- a CDS encoding SulP family inorganic anion transporter, whose product is MKQENSIFSRFEVKKYILTKNLKKDLPSSIVVFLVALPLCLGIALASGAPLFAGLLTGVIGGIVVASVSGSQLSVSGPAAGLTAIVLGAITQLGAYQTFLLAVVLAGGIQLILGFLKGGTIGNYFPSSVIEGMLAAIGLTLILKQLPHALGVDSDFFGDESFVQSDNENTFSAITSAFSNFGLAAIIISSISIAILLLWPKFKKLALVPAPLVVVIVGVLLVIAFRGTPYALDAKHMVEIPVVNSFSEFLGLFTMPDFSQITNSQVWVVAFTIAIVASLETLLSIEAIDKIDPIKRVSPTNRELMAQGTGNIVSGMLGGLPMTSVIVRSSANVNSGGRTKMSAIFHGCWLLLSLLFIPGIINMIPLACLAAILLVTGYKLARIELFKHMYHKGWDQFVPFVVTIIAVLLTDLLKGVAVGMLFSVFYLLRTNMRNPYFYKIHAEGNKKNLRIKLAEEVSFLNKAAIQVVLNKIPKETNVVIDGTNSRYIDPDVLETIFNFKHNAYTKGIIVTLENVKKQYIVPKLNDKFIEEIKN